The genomic window ACTACGTCTACGGCGGGATCCGCATCCACGAGCGCGGCATCACCACCACGCGGGCGGCGCGCGTGCACCTGGGCTCGATCGTGGCGGCGTTCCTGGCCCTGCAGGCCGTGAACTTCTGGCTGGACCGCTACTCCACCCTGATCTCCAGCTCGGGCAAGTGGACGGGCGCCATGTACACGGACGTCAACGCCGTGATCCCCACCAAGGGCATCCTGGCGGTCGCCGCGCTGCTGGTGGCCGTGCTGTTCGTGGTGGCGGGGTTCATCGGGCGGTGGAAGCTGCCGCTGATCGGCGCCGCCATGCTCGTGGTGGTGGCCGTGGTGGCCGGCGGGCTGTACCCGTGGGCCATCCAGCGCTTCCAGGTGACGCCCACCGAGCAGGCCCTGGAGAAGGAGTTCATCCAGCGCAACATCACCATGACCCGCCAGGCGTACGGGCTGGACGACACCCAGGTGACCCCCTACGACGCCACCACGGAGACGGAGAAGGGCGCCCTGCGCCAGGACACCGAGACCACCTCCAACATCCGTCTGCTGGACCCCAACGTGGTGTCCTCCGCGTTCGCGCAGCTGCAGCAGTTCCGGCCGTACTACCAGTTCCCGGAGATGCTCAACGTGGACCGCTACGACATCGACGGGCAGAGCCAGGACACGGTGATCGCCACGCGCGAGCTGAACCCGGACCAGATCCAGGGCTGGTACAACCAGTCCGTGGTCTACACCCACGGCTACGGCGTGGTGGCCGCGTACGGCTCCCGCGTGCAGTCGGACGGCAAGCCGCAGTTCATGCAGGCCGGCATCCCGTCCAAGGGCGAGATCTCGGACGACTACGAGCCGCGGATCTACTTCGGTGAGAAGTCCCCCAACTACTCGATCGTGGGCGGCGCAGCCGAGGACGCACCCCTCGAGCTGGACCGGCCGCAGACCAACGAGGGCGACGCCGAGGACGCCAAGACCACGTTCACCGGCAACGGCGGACCCAACGTGGGGAACTGGTTCAACAAGCTCGCGTACTCCATCAAGTTCCAGTCCACGGACATGCTGCTCTCGGACGCCGTGCGCCCGGAGTCCCAGATCCTCTACGACCGCAACCCGCGTGAGCGCGTGGAGAAGGTGGCCCCGTACCTGACCGTGGACGGCAAGCCCTACCCGGCGATCGTGGACAACAAGGTGGTGTGGATCGTGGACGCCTACACCACGGCGGCCTCCTACCCGTACTCGTCCCCGTCCGTGCTGCAGGACGCCACCAAGGACACCCAGACCGCGCAGGGCACCACGGCCGCGCTGCCGAACGAGCGGGTCAACTACATCCGCAACTCGGTCAAGGCCACGGTCAACGCCTACGACGGCTCGGTGGAGCTTTACGCGTGGGACGACCAGGACCCGGTGCTGAAGTCCTGGCAGAACGTCTTCCCCAGCACGGTCAAGCCGTACTCGGAGATGTCCGCGGACCTGATGGCGCACGTGCGCTACCCGGAGGACATGTTCAAGGTCCAGCGCGAGCTGCTCAACCGCTACCACGTGACGGACGCCAACAGCTTCTACGCGAACGACGACGTGTGGTCGGTTCCCAACGACCCCACCCAGCAGAACCGGAACGTCTCCCAGCCCCCGTACTACCTCTCCATGCGGATGCCGGGGGAGAAGGAGGCGAACTTCTCGCTCACGTCCTCGTTCATCCCGCAGCAGAACGAGTCCGGCAACACCCGCAACGTGATGTACGGCTACCTCTCCG from Kocuria rhizophila DC2201 includes these protein-coding regions:
- a CDS encoding UPF0182 family membrane protein: MTAGSTSPRPSARSASGRPKRGALLPTVIAVVVLIALFVGFTQVYTNILWFEQLGYLRVFITRNLAVIGLFVAAALIVAALMFLSLWLAHRHRPRGGEVTDTMRKYQQALDPVRKVVMVAVPLIFGLFAASTVATQWQTVMLFFNQEPFGQTDPQFSMDLGFYVFTLPFLRLLIGFLVTALLLAGVAGLLMHYVYGGIRIHERGITTTRAARVHLGSIVAAFLALQAVNFWLDRYSTLISSSGKWTGAMYTDVNAVIPTKGILAVAALLVAVLFVVAGFIGRWKLPLIGAAMLVVVAVVAGGLYPWAIQRFQVTPTEQALEKEFIQRNITMTRQAYGLDDTQVTPYDATTETEKGALRQDTETTSNIRLLDPNVVSSAFAQLQQFRPYYQFPEMLNVDRYDIDGQSQDTVIATRELNPDQIQGWYNQSVVYTHGYGVVAAYGSRVQSDGKPQFMQAGIPSKGEISDDYEPRIYFGEKSPNYSIVGGAAEDAPLELDRPQTNEGDAEDAKTTFTGNGGPNVGNWFNKLAYSIKFQSTDMLLSDAVRPESQILYDRNPRERVEKVAPYLTVDGKPYPAIVDNKVVWIVDAYTTAASYPYSSPSVLQDATKDTQTAQGTTAALPNERVNYIRNSVKATVNAYDGSVELYAWDDQDPVLKSWQNVFPSTVKPYSEMSADLMAHVRYPEDMFKVQRELLNRYHVTDANSFYANDDVWSVPNDPTQQNRNVSQPPYYLSMRMPGEKEANFSLTSSFIPQQNESGNTRNVMYGYLSANADAGTGKDGVKSENYGKLRLLELPRSSVVPGPGQAQNLFNSDTDVSQELNLLRQGASEVINGNLLTLPAGGGMLYVQPVYVQSSGDAAYPTLRRVLVGFGEKVGFAPTLDGALDEVFGGNSGAKTDTGAGVSEKAAEAAQGGKGKDSTPSPSPSGTPVPRSSSLQEALDTANKAMQDSDKAMKDGDWTKYGEAQDRLKRAIDDAMAQDGATK